A genomic window from Fusarium keratoplasticum isolate Fu6.1 chromosome 15, whole genome shotgun sequence includes:
- a CDS encoding Zn(2)-C6 fungal-type domain-containing protein — MAEKNDHPGTGPKRRAPHKKVRTGCVTCKIRRVRCDEAKPECHRCLSTGRKCDGYAPASGSTKRDTADSHPAADSRLVLPPKNLEEIRSYRFFMEVTAPAIATTFDSEFWRLELPRICQSDPAIWHAAVSFGCVHESYLSASPDQHAKSTFAVQQFNASVKCLTAPTYTDRWRALVVSAIFTCVCHFEGLQDQARIHLRAGYKLLQEIQQEEEALGNRKSRPSSSSEPAASISPISLSSISSILTGFQISDQALSRGGISDVPMLISRHDSFTEWRTYTAPSKTPYLTIENLTRASRASESLLNGLVFFMQRHANQIKDIFLGTGDVGLMESIALKQEPEIRCFAEISRAIQSFQVHVREAEASDYLADSWVNRTLLTLKLYQGTSRFILLKDPDEPDLVKRQAGLPAAGMRLIELAEEILNLSGESHDKLLVPSPPTSTPLFILAHSGLTQQIRRRAIKLLKRPKMVGMWDTVLSARIVEAIMEREKSAAYEDQLRRVEEGTLAPEMMDRDADSPVEPLHRIFNMTLVMEGRRRARLSLRTWQDWIRGQAGEQRVIEW; from the exons ATGGCCGAAAAGAATGACCATCCTGGCACAGGACCCAAGAGACGAGCTCCTCACAAAAAGGTCCGGACTGGGTGTGTCACCTGCAA GATCCGAAGAGTACGCTGCGATGAAGCAAAACCTGAGTGTCACCGATGTCTCTCGACTGGGCGCAAATGCGATGGCTACGCACCCGCGTCTGGGTCGACCAAGAGAGACACGGCAGACTCGCACCCAGCTGCCGACTCTAGACTTGTCCTGCCGCCAAAGAATCTTGAAGAGATAAGAAGCTATCGTTTCTTCATGGAAGTCACCGCTCCAGCTATTGCCACCACCTTTGACTCTGAGTTTTGGCGGCTGGAGCTTCCGAGGATATGTCAATCCGACCCAGCCATCTGGCACGCCGCCGTCAGCTTCGGGTGCGTCCATGAGAGCTACCTGTCTGCATCCCCGGATCAACACGCCAAGAGCACCTTTGCTGTGCAGCAGTTTAATGCCTCTGTCAAATGTCTAACGGCCCCAACCTATACTGACAGATGGAGAGCCCTCGTCGTCAGCGCAATCTTTACGTGCGTCTGCCATTTTGAGGGACTTCAAGACCAGGCTCGCATCCATCTCAGAGCTGGCTACAAGCTGCTCCAAGAGATTcagcaggaagaagaagccctAGGGAATCGGAAGAGTCGACCGAGTTCGTCATCCgagccagcagcaagcatCAGCCCGATATCACTGTCATCCATTAGCTCCATTCTCACGGGCTTCCAGATCTCGGATCAGGCACTCAGTCGGGGAGGCATCTCAGACGTGCCGATGCTGATATCAAGGCATGATAGCTTCACTGAGTGGCGGACGTACACGGCACCGTCCAAGACGCCATACCTTACAATCGAGAACCTGACGCGGGCTAGTCGGGCATCCGAGTCGTTGTTGAATGGGCTCGTATTCTTCATGCAGAGGCACGCTAACCAGATCAAGGACATTTTCCTTGGTACTGGCGATGTGGGTTTGATGGAGTCAATTGCCTTAAAACAGGAGCCTGAGATTCGTTGTTTTGCTGAGATCTCCCGTGCCATCCAGTCATTCCAGGTGCATGTCAGAGAAGCCGAGGCATCGGACTATCTCGCAGACTCCTGGGTCAACAGAACGCTGCTTACTTTGAAGCTATACCAGGGAACTAGCCGCTTCATCCTCTTGAAAGACCCAGACGAACCTGACCTGGTAAAGAGACAAGCGGGGTTGCCTGCGGCTGGTATGAGACTTATCGAACTGGCAGAGgagatcctcaacctcagcggAGAGAGTCACGACAAGCTTCTGGTACCGAGTCCTCCAACGTCTACCCCTCTATTCATCCTCGCCCACTCTGGGCTCACACAGCAGATCCGGCGACGTGCGATTAAGCTCCTCAAGCGGCCAAAAATGGTTGGCATGTGGGACACCGTCCTGTCTGCGAGGATTGTAGAAGCCATTATGGAAAGGGAGAAGTCGGCCGCATACGAGGACCAGTTGAGAAGGGTGGAAGAGGGGACTCTGGCgccagagatgatggataGGGATGCCGACTCACCGGTAGAGCCTTTGCATCGCATTTTCAACATGACCTTGGTCATGGAGGGCAGGAGGAGAGCCAGGCTATCGTTGAGGACTTGGCAGGACTGGATACGGGGACAAGCCGGCGAGCAGAGAGTGATAGAATGGTAA